The following are encoded together in the Kribbella sp. CA-293567 genome:
- a CDS encoding lysine N(6)-hydroxylase/L-ornithine N(5)-oxygenase family protein — translation MYDVIGVGFGPSNLALAIAAGERGAASPRALFLERQAKFGWHRGMLIEDATMQVSFLKDLVTLRNPASEFSFLTYLHGNGRLIDFINHKTLFPLRIEFHDYLEWAASKVADVVRYDREVQAVRPVRTNGVIDAFEVTSAGQGGTSVDVTRNLVLGVGLKPYLPAGVDRSDRVWHNQELLTRVRELDGRTPRRFVVVGAGQSAAEVTAYLHETFPKSEVCAVFSRFGYSPADDSPFANRVFDPDAVDEFYSAPEDVKQMVLDYHGNTNYSVVDGELIEALYSRQYRERVLGTQRLRTFNVSRVADVVETGEEATVTIESLSTGQKTELAADVVVYCTGYRPADPVLLLGEMGELCRRDQEGRVKVGRDYRVQTTSELQAGIYLQGGGTEHTHGLASSLLSNTAIRAGEIVESIVIAKATLETDADVPTVVPDFADSL, via the coding sequence GTGTACGACGTCATCGGGGTCGGGTTCGGCCCGTCGAACCTCGCGCTGGCGATCGCGGCCGGTGAGCGTGGCGCGGCGTCGCCCCGGGCGCTGTTCCTGGAACGGCAGGCGAAGTTCGGCTGGCACCGGGGGATGCTGATCGAGGACGCGACGATGCAGGTGTCGTTCCTCAAGGACCTGGTGACGCTGCGGAACCCGGCCAGCGAGTTCAGCTTCCTGACCTACCTGCACGGCAACGGCCGGTTGATCGACTTCATCAACCACAAGACGCTGTTCCCGCTGCGGATCGAGTTCCACGACTACCTCGAGTGGGCCGCGAGCAAGGTCGCCGACGTGGTCCGCTACGACCGTGAGGTCCAGGCCGTCCGGCCGGTCCGCACCAACGGCGTGATCGACGCCTTCGAGGTCACCTCGGCCGGCCAGGGCGGTACGTCGGTCGACGTGACCCGCAACCTGGTGCTGGGCGTCGGCCTCAAGCCGTACCTGCCGGCCGGGGTCGACCGGTCCGACCGGGTCTGGCACAACCAGGAACTCCTGACCCGGGTCCGCGAGCTCGACGGCCGGACGCCGCGCCGGTTCGTGGTGGTCGGTGCGGGGCAGAGCGCGGCCGAGGTGACCGCCTACCTGCACGAGACCTTCCCGAAGTCGGAGGTCTGCGCGGTCTTCTCCCGGTTCGGCTACAGCCCGGCCGACGACAGCCCGTTCGCCAACCGGGTCTTCGATCCCGACGCGGTCGACGAGTTCTACTCCGCGCCCGAGGACGTCAAGCAGATGGTGCTCGACTACCACGGCAACACCAACTACTCGGTCGTCGACGGCGAACTGATCGAGGCGCTCTACAGCCGGCAGTACCGCGAGCGCGTGCTCGGCACCCAGCGGCTGCGTACCTTCAACGTCTCCCGCGTGGCCGACGTGGTCGAAACCGGCGAGGAGGCGACCGTCACGATCGAGTCGCTCAGCACCGGTCAGAAGACCGAACTGGCCGCCGACGTGGTGGTCTACTGCACCGGCTACCGGCCGGCCGACCCGGTGTTGCTGCTCGGCGAGATGGGCGAGCTGTGCCGGCGGGATCAGGAGGGCCGGGTCAAGGTCGGCCGCGACTACCGGGTGCAGACCACGAGCGAGCTGCAGGCGGGTATCTACCTGCAGGGCGGTGGTACGGAGCACACCCACGGCCTGGCGTCGTCGCTGCTGTCCAACACAGCCATCCGGGCGGGTGAGATCGTCGAGTCGATCGTGATCGCCAAGGCCACGCTGGAGACCGACGCCGACGTACCGACGGTGGTCCCGGACTTCGCTGATTCGCTCTGA
- a CDS encoding nicotinamidase, with translation MSRALIVVDVQNDFCEGGSLAVSGGADVAFRIGELLHRRQEAEPADQTYAYVVATRDHHIDPGDHFSETPDFVNSWPVHCVAGTDGVGFHPNLDPQPFDAIFDKGEYAAAYSGFEGKCHENGKSLADWLREKDITAVDVCGIATDYCVRATALDAHREGFTTTVLTSLTAGVAPASTTQTLTDLRTTGITLI, from the coding sequence ATGAGCCGGGCGCTGATCGTGGTCGACGTACAGAACGATTTCTGCGAAGGCGGCAGCCTGGCGGTCAGCGGCGGCGCCGACGTCGCCTTCCGGATCGGCGAACTGCTGCACCGCCGGCAGGAGGCCGAACCGGCCGACCAGACCTACGCGTACGTCGTCGCGACCCGCGACCACCACATCGATCCAGGCGACCACTTCTCCGAGACCCCCGACTTCGTCAACTCCTGGCCGGTGCACTGCGTCGCCGGCACCGACGGCGTCGGCTTCCACCCCAACCTGGACCCGCAGCCCTTCGACGCGATCTTCGACAAAGGCGAGTACGCCGCGGCGTACTCCGGCTTCGAAGGCAAGTGCCACGAGAACGGCAAGTCCCTGGCCGACTGGCTCCGCGAGAAGGACATCACCGCGGTCGACGTGTGCGGCATCGCCACCGACTACTGCGTCCGCGCCACCGCCCTGGACGCCCACCGCGAAGGCTTCACCACAACAGTCCTGACCAGCCTCACCGCCGGAGTAGCCCCAGCCAGCACCACCCAAACCCTCACCGACCTCCGCACCACCGGCATCACCCTCATCTGA